A part of Aquibium oceanicum genomic DNA contains:
- a CDS encoding NADP-dependent isocitrate dehydrogenase, with product MSKIKVDNPVVELDGDEMTRIIWQFIKDKLIHPYLDIDLKYYDLGMEHRDATDDQVTIDAANAIAQYGVGVKCATITPDEARVEEFGLKKMWRSPNGTIRNILGGTIFREPIIMKNVPRLVPGWTKPIVVGRHAFGDQYRATDFRFPGKGKLTIKFVGEDGQTIEHEVFDAPGSGVAMAMYNLDDSIRDFARASLNYGLLRGWPVYLSTKNTILKAYDGRFKDIFQEIYEKEFAADFKAKKITYEHRLIDDMVAASLKWSGGYIWACKNYDGDVQSDTVAQGFGSLGLMTSVLMTPDGKTVEAEAAHGTVTRHYRQHQKGEETSTNPIASIFAWTRGLAHRAKLDDNAALGTFADTLEKVCIQTVESGFMTKDLALLIGPDQPWLSTTGFLDKIDENLQKAMA from the coding sequence ATGTCGAAAATCAAGGTGGACAATCCCGTCGTCGAACTCGACGGCGACGAGATGACCCGCATCATCTGGCAGTTCATCAAGGACAAGCTGATCCACCCCTATCTAGACATCGACCTCAAGTATTACGACCTCGGCATGGAGCACCGCGACGCCACCGACGACCAGGTGACGATCGACGCGGCCAACGCCATCGCGCAATACGGTGTCGGCGTGAAATGCGCCACGATCACGCCCGACGAAGCCCGCGTCGAGGAGTTCGGCCTGAAGAAGATGTGGCGCTCGCCCAACGGCACGATCCGCAACATCCTGGGCGGCACCATCTTCCGCGAGCCGATCATCATGAAGAACGTGCCGCGCCTCGTGCCCGGCTGGACCAAGCCGATCGTGGTCGGCCGCCACGCCTTCGGCGACCAGTACCGCGCCACCGACTTCCGCTTCCCCGGCAAGGGCAAGCTGACCATCAAGTTCGTCGGCGAGGACGGCCAGACGATCGAGCACGAGGTCTTCGATGCGCCGGGCTCGGGCGTCGCCATGGCGATGTACAATCTCGATGATTCGATCCGCGATTTCGCCCGCGCCTCGCTGAACTACGGCCTGCTGCGCGGCTGGCCGGTCTACCTGTCGACCAAGAACACCATCCTCAAGGCCTATGACGGGCGCTTCAAGGACATCTTCCAGGAGATCTACGAGAAGGAATTCGCGGCCGATTTCAAGGCTAAGAAGATCACCTACGAGCACCGCCTGATCGACGACATGGTTGCGGCGAGCCTGAAATGGTCGGGCGGCTACATCTGGGCCTGCAAAAACTACGACGGCGACGTGCAGTCCGATACGGTCGCGCAGGGCTTCGGCTCGCTCGGCCTGATGACCTCGGTCCTGATGACGCCGGACGGCAAGACGGTGGAAGCCGAAGCCGCGCACGGCACGGTGACGCGCCACTATCGCCAGCACCAGAAGGGCGAGGAGACCTCGACCAACCCGATCGCCTCGATCTTCGCATGGACGCGCGGCCTTGCCCATCGCGCCAAGCTCGACGACAACGCCGCCCTCGGGACCTTCGCGGACACGCTGGAGAAGGTGTGCATCCAGACCGTGGAATCGGGCTTCATGACCAAGGACCTGGCACTGCTGATCGGCCCCGACCAGCCCTGGCTGTCGACCACCGGCTTCCTCGACAAGATCGACGAGAACCTCCAGAAGGCGATGGCCTGA